The region TCGGCCAACCTGCCACCAGGATCGCGCAGATGGCAGGGGTGACCGTGCCTGATGACGTCAGGTTGCTGGTCGCGGAACTGGAAGGCGTCGGCAGAGACTACCCGCTTTCCCGCGAGAAGTTGTCGCCGGTGCTGGCTTTTTATTCGGTCCCGGACTGGGAGAAGGCGTGCGAGATATGCATCGAGATGCTCAGGTTCGGGGGCATCGGTCACACCATGGTCATTCATTCCAGGGATGATGCGGTCATCATGGAGTTCGCGACCAAAAAACCCGCGTTCCGGATCCTCGTGAACACGCCGGCGTCGCACGGGGCGGTCGGCGCGACCACGGGGCTGGATCCGGCGCTGACCCTGGGGTGCGGGACGTGGGGCGGAAGCGCGACAGCCGACAACATAGGCCCCCTGCACCTGCTCAACATCAAGAGAGTTGCATACGGCCTTCGGGAGCCGGAAGGGTATCGCCCGCCCGCCTGCCCGCCCTGCCAGCCGGCCGGCGGCCAGGCCGCGGCGTTGGATATTGAGGAGATCGTGCGCGAAGTGGTGAGGAGACTGGGTAAGACTCAAGGGGAGGGAATGTAAGTGGCTGAAAACCAGATCGCTCTAGGCATGATCGAAACGAAGGGCCTCGTGGCTTCGATCGAGGCCGCCGATGCCATGGTAAAGGCCGCCAACGTGACGCTCATCGGGAAAGAGCACGTTGGGGGTGGCCTGGTTACAGTGATGGTCCGCGGCGATGTGGGCGCGGTCAAGGCTGCGACGGACGCCGGAGCGGCGGCTGCCCAGAGGGTAGGGGAGCTGGTATCGGTCCACGTGATCCCGAGGCCGCACCCTGAAGTGGAGATGATACTGCCCAAGGATAGCGTCAAGACGAAGACGATGGATTCCTGATCGCGGGGCCGGATGGGCCCGCGTGACCACCGGGTCCACCCGGCGCCTGTCGGCCCGCTTCATGCACGGAGCTGACATGGGGGTGGTTGCGTGAAAGTGCTGACCGAAATGCAGTTGCGCGAGGCCATGAAGACCGGCCCACTCCATACCTGCAGGGTCGATCCCGGAACGATAGTGACGCCGTCAGCGCGCGCGTTCCTCGCGGAAAAGGGGATCCAGCTGGTGATCGGGGACGAGGTTCAGAGACCGGGCCACGAGGATCGTGAGGCTGCCCCGGCAGAGCACGAACCCGGGGCCAGGTTCGCCTGTTTGCCATGCGGAGGGGTGCTGGCAGAGAAGCCCGAGTTCATGACACACCTCCGCGGCAACAGGCTCGTACCCAAGCTCCATCCCCGCATAAGGCTGAGGGGCCAGATCGACGCGACCGAGGGGCTCATCATCCAGGCCCAGGTCCTCGCGCAGAGGGGCGGATTGCCGGAGCTGGTCAAGCACCTCAGCGAGCTGCTGGATTACACCCGCCAGGTGCTGAGAGCCGAGGTCCTGGATGGGGCGCTTCCGGACATGAACATCATGGGCATGAGCGCTGCGGAGGTAAGAGCCGTATCGCACGACCCCGCGTCGTCCCTGGGCATCAAGCACATACTGCCGTCCTACGAAATGGGCGAGGTCATGAGCTGGCTCAATCTTGTGAGGACCGGCATAAGGCAGGCGGAACTCCTGGCCGTCGAGGCCTTCTGGCCGGATCAGTTCTCCGAGCCATCCAGGCAGGACATCATACAGGCCTTGAACAGGTTGTCGAGCGTAGCCTACGTGATGATGTGCAGGCTGGCCGCCGGGAAGTATGCCCCTGCCAGGGGGAGATGAAGGATGTCCAGCGACGTGATCGACATCATAGTCGAGCAGGTCAGACGTCACCTCGAGCGAGGGCGGGCCCGGGCGGGAGTACGCCTGGAAATCTCCGTAGGGGTGTCGGGCAGGCACGTTCACCTGAGCGAGGACGATTGCCGGAGGCTTTTCGGAGAGGGACATCGTCTCGAGAAGCGCAATGACCTCTCGCAGCCGGGGCAGTTCGCTTGCATGGAGACAGTGCTGCTGGCGGGTCCCCGCGGTGCGCTGGCTCCCGTGAGAGTCCTGGGTCCGCTGCGCAAACGGACCCAGGTTGAAGTCAGCCGCACTGACTGCCTGCACCTCGGCATTCCGGCCGTGGTGAGGGAATCCGGCGACCTCTCGGGCAGCACGGGGGCCGTGCTCGTCGGGCCACGGGGGTCGGTGGCCCTCCCAGAAGGGGTCATC is a window of Bacillota bacterium DNA encoding:
- the pduL gene encoding phosphate propanoyltransferase, with translation MSSDVIDIIVEQVRRHLERGRARAGVRLEISVGVSGRHVHLSEDDCRRLFGEGHRLEKRNDLSQPGQFACMETVLLAGPRGALAPVRVLGPLRKRTQVEVSRTDCLHLGIPAVVRESGDLSGSTGAVLVGPRGSVALPEGVIVARRHVHMQTGQAASLGLSDGQNVLVVVRTGDRRLIFSDVALRVRDDFSLEFHADTDEANAAGLQTGDTAELVVQEVDMP
- a CDS encoding cobalamin adenosyltransferase; amino-acid sequence: MKVLTEMQLREAMKTGPLHTCRVDPGTIVTPSARAFLAEKGIQLVIGDEVQRPGHEDREAAPAEHEPGARFACLPCGGVLAEKPEFMTHLRGNRLVPKLHPRIRLRGQIDATEGLIIQAQVLAQRGGLPELVKHLSELLDYTRQVLRAEVLDGALPDMNIMGMSAAEVRAVSHDPASSLGIKHILPSYEMGEVMSWLNLVRTGIRQAELLAVEAFWPDQFSEPSRQDIIQALNRLSSVAYVMMCRLAAGKYAPARGR
- a CDS encoding BMC domain-containing protein, with protein sequence MIETKGLVASIEAADAMVKAANVTLIGKEHVGGGLVTVMVRGDVGAVKAATDAGAAAAQRVGELVSVHVIPRPHPEVEMILPKDSVKTKTMDS